One genomic segment of Leishmania braziliensis MHOM/BR/75/M2904 complete genome, chromosome 7 includes these proteins:
- a CDS encoding malonyl-coa decarboxylase-like protein yields the protein MAEVALTQLRRAIHSDQGRIPGVIVESVWAAFDVLVPPVVQDSATNDNITSATEDNFFLFISTLNELNFDLDAVVRASARLAAKVDTYLTLLRQAEAQETQRAAAATASGTAQAACDEGEPTELMKAKGEVMQCCFEARNAGSPLYYTWLWHTAAMPDGLRRLMHFRKLTHFFESLCKRHIKNLTPPPPRSLSSLAPVTDESVASPSAAAAASSTERDRCAGELSKWHRRLVEVGLIGRAMSLLFHDFFSKEYLVMEELTWPSTPPSMLDQIMRAESVHPFVRGLEDMRHRLQPAHHRHLFAFLHPAVVDEPLIAVQVALTHGITSSVDQILGRPTPLSDPANMSQAALYFRDVPQSSSTVDCAGAADDDNVNTAIFYSINSAQSALRGMDMGNRLIKRVVQEVKGNINARRQARSLTPINTFCTLSPIPLYVKWLADEVAALAATDATVTTATATTSGIFGRQLSPAEEETRCWEPLREAVLSYVLRHPDVLPTEGRAMMRATESSRGNPAAVNTAVLQYLVCLLQSACAASSLSHDESAPFGSGSTPTQRHQQPWWMDHTFTMALETPLLRSVATYLCTAKRSHDGRILDPVGNFHVSNGATVYRLNFLANTTPQASRESACVMVNYWYDLPRVLANAAQYEVSRTVSLGEPIKALLGN from the coding sequence ATGGCCGAGGTGGCACTGacccagctgcgccgcgccatcCACAGCGATCAAGGACGCATTCCCGGCGTCATTGTGGAGAGCGTGTGGGCCGCCTTCGATGTGCTCGTGCCGCCCGTCGTTCAGGACAGCGCCACGAATGACAACATCACATCCGCGACGGAGGATAACTTCTTTCTGTTTATCTCGACCCTCAACGAGCTCAACTTTGACCTGGACGCCGTGGTGAGGGCGAGcgcgcggctggcggcgAAGGTGGACACCTACCTGACGCTGCTAAGGCAGGCAGAGGCACAGGAAACACagcgcgcggcagcagcgactgcctCTGGCACTGCACAGGCCGCTTGCGATGAAGGTGAACCCACAGAGCTCATGAAGGCTAAGGGAGAGGTCATGCAGTGCTGCTTCGAGGCCCGCAATGCCGGCTCTCCTCTGTATTACACGTGGTTGTGGCACACAGCCGCCATGCCAGATGGCCTGCGACGGCTCATGCACTTTCGAAAGCTGACCCACTTCTTCGAGAGCTTGTGCAAGCGACACATCAAGAATctcacgccgccgccgccacgctcGTTGTCCTCGTTGGCGCCTGTCACTGACGAGTCTGTGGCGtcaccgtcagcagcagctgcagcgagctCCACGGAGAGGgaccgctgcgccggcgagCTCTCCAAGTGGCATCGTCGTCTTGTCGAGGTGGGTCTCATCGGTAGGGCCATGTCGCTTCTTTTCCACGACTTCTTCTCCAAGGAGTACTTGGTGATGGAGGAGCTGACGTGGCCCtcgacgccgccgtcgaTGCTGGACCAGATCATGCGTGCCGAGTCTGTCCACCCCTTCGTCCGCGGACTCGAAGACATGCGCCATCGCCTTCAGCCggctcaccaccgccacttgTTTGCCTTTCTACACCCCGCCGTCGTCGATGAGCCGCTTATCGCCGTGCAGGTAGCGCTGACGCACGGCATTACCAGCTCTGTGGACCAGATCTTAGGTCGCCCTACGCCGCTGTCAGACCCGGCGAACATGTCGCAGGCGGCTCTCTACTTCCGCGATGTGCCGCAATCCTCCTCCACGGTGGACTGCGCCGGTGCGGCGGATGACGACAACGTGAACACTGCCATCTTCTACAGTATCAACTCTGCGCAGAGTGCGTTGCGCGGCATGGACATGGGCAATCGTCTCATCAAGCGCGTCGTGCAGGAAGTGAAGGGCAACATCAACGCCAGGCGGCAGGCGCGCAGCTTGACGCCAATCAACACCTTCTGCACTCTCTCACCCATCCCGCTCTATGTCAAGTGGCTGGCTGATGAGGTGGCCGCGCTGGCGGCCACCGATGCGACAGTGaccacagcaacagcgacgacAAGCGGCATCTTTGGCAGGCAGCTTTCCccagcggaggaagagacgcGCTGCTGGGAGCCGCTTCGCGAGGCCGTTCTCAGCTACGTCCTGCGGCACCCTGATGTGCTACCCACGGAGGGGCGTGCGATGATGAGGGCGACCGAAAGCAGTCGCGGCAACCCCGCAGCCGTTAACACAGCGGTACTGCAGTATCTCGTATGTCTCCTTCAGAGCGCAtgtgccgcctcctcgttgtcGCATGATGAAAGTGCCCCGTTTGGCTCGGGCAGCACCCcaacgcagcggcatcagcagccaTGGTGGATGGACCATACCTTCACAATGGCCCTCGAGACCCCACTGTTGCGCTCCGTCGCCACGTACCTGTGCACCGCCAAGCGTAGCCATGATGGCCGCATTCTCGACCCAGTCGGCAACTTTCACGTGTCGAACGGCGCCACCGTTTATCGGTTGAACTTCCTCGCGAACACGACCCCACAAGCCAGTCGTGAGAGTGCCTGCGTCATGGTGAACTACTGGTACGACCTGCCAAGGGTGTTAGCCAACGCCGCGCAGTACGAGGTGAGTCGCACCGTGTCTCTTGGCGAGCCAAtcaaggcgctgctggggaaCTGA
- a CDS encoding 6-phosphofructo-2-kinase-like protein, producing MQRSNGGVSALAHASSSRVRTLASASSYSTTAPAAAMSPSLPKSGVSSATSHVKAVMLHGVTHPTTHPVVEAEQLNHNFSFQAGEEPARANVTTSAAMHNDALCRGSPQLECHPFVDPHADTVEAEASAPCRLQARHHHHCGHYHRGHRDAHRRRPASVGKGAAATATTTTAAASATNTHLCVSSQDLPLIHHTNTSDGSGSRGTSCSSSGSSGRHSTRSCDNLTVSCAPAASFMGSQAPVNFINTAYHRWFSPELLCLGCEAIVERIVGYRPRPYHRWVWRKAKDYQELHALNVHKNNAYQNPAAAADHPVVVEAMTGCVAAAHPDTAFKASPTASSTLSPGGAAGGVSQGTGRASLKVPLPTVLSDSSSSPVAGVVGLTDAGERVSNSGRCATADSSVPSWATAATPPTKSPSGLNHLPSTGSTENAAGGSELLHTSSSTEKDMPFGVMSQLSVYTIPTSQQGPQYFKTATEDGTKTLVIVMMGLPARGKTFLAQKICRLLGWHGSRAKVQNIQVAWRRMLLDWEAAHPERVTCSSSGEAPVGQEASASAAEASIGDEVPSCERGASHGIPRPTGAAGDEGTITASLPATATVVPVQPAFTRSDRLAGRHSTQSDVTRNVPSVVTESLNASLQRAMATSISSGSTLASTFTSAATMTATTTTTYTNATTAAKPSHSCSLSDIGAAAGQRSSANTPFLCLDRNTPSVCPSMQAHTAALLEDSTATPLPTSAADSSLLSGTHFPATTVANVTEKSSRGSVTRHSPTADTPPETTSDGGAPRLEASAGIAPHITQCVDDSPLPAEVLRTRHFRELIEQPTSVARRLYRYVLQSFAEDCRLFFQHGGEVVVVNDDFITEELRQEAERLFRPLAAQFFYIEVIRDAEEDPLDLVRCKARDPVEYPLSDINPGSAADDLHERLAFLESVYETLKEAPKMKSNARQTPTTSAAGAAATATEVATGASVNTADGHSAKTQDEGETTVACSPTTLSQSKHHQQQLAPPRSYVKIMNSNTIETQGVSGYLASRIISYVMSLSQVKIQHPIYFVLHGESLYNVEGRIGGNPSLTEQGMRDAVALLEFLGSLKRHLEHVDREQYVHNQKQEHHSRAVGDSESCSSATAAFSPNMVGTLEMWTSQLQRAIQTTELSERLLNIRTLRWSSLNEIHAGVCEDMTYAEVKERYPLIDYFRRRNKYSFRYPEGESYQDLVIRLEPVIMELENADKVVVVVAHQAVLRCLLAYFGSTSAESSIGVEVPHRTVWRCTYDSKGIASLDELKLDNYEVGLHLPKGKGSQVESATNPSSP from the coding sequence ATGCAACGCAGCAACGGTGGCGTGAGTGCGCTGGCCCAcgcaagcagcagccgcgtgCGGACTCTTGCGTCTGCCAGCTCCTACTCGACCACCGCcccggcggcagcgatgtcGCCATCGTTGCCCAAGTCGGGGGTTTCGTCCGCGACGAGTCACGTGAAGGCGGTGATGCTTCACGGTGTTACCCACCCCACCACGCATCCCGTAGTtgaggcggagcagctcaaCCACAACTTCAGTTTTCAAGCCGGCGAGGAGCCAGCGAGGGCGAATGTTACGACctccgcagcgatgcacaATGACGCGCTGTGCCGCGGCAGCCCACAGCTCGAGTGTCACCCTTTCGTCGACCCGCACGCAGACACCGTCGAGGCAGAGGCCAGTGCGCCCTGTCGGCTCCAGgcgcgccaccaccatcactgtGGCCACTACCACCGCGGTCATCGTGATGCGCACCGTAGACGCCCGGCAAGCGTGGGGAAAGGGGcggcagccacagccaccacgaccactgctgctgcgtcagctACTAACACACACCTGTGTGTTTCCTCTCAAGACCTGCCCCTGATTCACCACACCAACAcgagcgacggcagcggtaGTCGCGGCACCAGCTGCTCTTctagcggcagcagcggccgccacAGCACTCGCAGCTGCGATAACCTCACAGTAAGCTGCGCCCCGGCTGCGAGCTTCATGGGCTCCCAGGCCCCAGTTAACTTCATTAACACGGCGTACCACAGGTGGTTTTCTCCGGAGCTGTTGTGCCTGGGTTGCGAGGCCATCGTGGAGCGCATCGTCGGCTACCGGCCGCGTCCGTACCACAGGTGGGTGTGGCGCAAAGCAAAAGACTACCAGGAGCTGCACGCGTTGAATGTCCACAAGAACAACGCGTATCAGAATcccgcggccgccgctgatCACCCTGTCGTAGTGGAGGCCATGACAGGgtgcgtggcggcggcgcacccgGACACAGCCTTCAAGGCGTCGCCGACCGCCTCATCGACGCTGTCGCCCGGTGGCGCAGCCGGTGGTGTCTCCCAGGGCACAGGGAGGGCGTCCTTAAAAGTGCCACTGCCGACTGTGCTGTCGGACTCGTCTTCGAGCCCAGTCGCCGGCGTCGTCGGTCTCACGGACGCTGGGGAACGCGTGAGCAACTCTGGGAGGTGCGCCACGGCGGACAGTTCGGTTCCAAGCTGGgccacggcagcaacgccgccgacCAAGTCCCCTTCCGGCCTGAATCACTTGCCGTCGACCGGCAGCACCGAGAACGCGGCTGGCGGCTCGGAGTTGTtgcacacctcctcctccactgagAAGGATATGCCCTTTGGGGTGATGAGTCAGCTCTCCGTGTACACCATCCCGACATCACAGCAGGGGCCTCAGTACTTCAAGACCGCCACCGAGGACGGCACCAAAACTCTGGTCATCGTCATGATGGGCCTGCCTGCCCGCGGCAAGACGTTCTTAGCGCAGAAGATCTGCCGGCTGCTGGGCTGGCATGGGAGTCGCGCGAAGGTGCAGAACATTCAAGTAGCGTGGCGCCGCATGCTGCTAGACTGGGAGGCAGCGCACCCGGAGCGGGTGACGTGCAGCTCAAGCGGAGAAGCACCGGTGGGGCAGGAGGCAAGTGCGTCCGCTGCGGAAGCGAGCATCGGCGACGAGGTGCCGTCTTGCGAGCGAGGAGCCTCGCATGGAATTCCGCGACCTACAGGAGCGGCAGGTGACGAGGGGACTATCACGGCCTCTTTGCCAGCTACTGCGACGGTGGTTCCGGTGCAGCCCGCCTTCACTCGCTCAGACCGGCTAGCGGGGCGCCACTCGACGCAAAGCGATGTGACTCGGAACGTGCCCAGCGTCGTGACGGAGTCGCTTAACGCGTCCCTGCAGCGCGCTATGGCTACAAGCATAAGCAGCGGGTCCACGTTGGCGTCAACCTTCACTTCcgcggcgacgatgacggcCACGACAACCACCACCTACACAAATGCCACTACTGCAGCGAAGCCCAGCCACAGTTGCAGCCTCTCCGAcattggcgctgctgcgggacAGCGGTCGTCCGCAAAcaccccctttctctgcctcgACCGCAACACACCATCCGTGTGCCCTTCCAtgcaggcgcacacggcTGCCTTGCTCGAGGACAGCACCGCGACACCCCTGCCAACCTCTGCCGCTGACTCTTCTCTACTGTCAGGGACGCACttccccgccaccaccgtagCAAATGTCACCGAGAAAAGTTCACGTGGTTCGGTTACGCGGCACTCGCCGACCGCCGACACGCCACCAGAGACGAcgagcgacggcggcgcgccgaGACTCGAGGCTTCAGCAGGGATAGCACCGCACATAACCCAATGCGTCGACGACTCcccgctgccggcggaggtgctgcgcacgCGGCACTTCAGGGAGCTCATCGAGCAGCCCACGAGTGTCGCTCGTCGCCTGTATCGCTACGTCCTGCAAAGCTTCGCCGAAGACTGCCGTCTCTTTTTTcagcacggcggcgaggTGGTTGTGGTGAACGACGACTTCATtacggaggagctgcggcaggaggcggagaggctgTTCCGCCCACTGGCGGCGCAGTTTTTCTACATAGAGGTAATCCGTGACGCCGAGGAGGACCCGCTCGACCTTGTGCGATGCAAGGCTCGAGACCCGGTGGAGTACCCGCTCAGCGACATCAACCCCGGATCGGCTGCCGACGACTTACACGAGCGACTGGCATTCTTGGAGAGCGTGTACGAGACGCTGAAGGAGGCGCCCAAGATGAAGTCAAACGCGCGCCAGACGCCAACCACATCCGCTGCTGGGGCTGCGGCGACCGCGACGGAGGTGGCGACAGGGGCAAGCGTCAATACCGCAGATGGCCACAGTGCCAAGACGCAGGACGAGGGTGAGACGACGGTTGCCTGCTCGCCCACGACGTTATCGCAGTCaaagcaccaccagcagcagttggcgccgccgcgcagctaCGTGAAGATTATGAACTCGAACACGATTGAGACACAAGGCGTCTCTGGTTATCTGGCGAGCCGCATAATCTCGTACGTCATGAGCCTGTCACAGGTGAAGATTCAGCATCCCATCTACTTTGTGCTCCATGGCGAGAGTCTCTACAACGTGGAGGGTCGCATCGGTGGCAACCCGTCGCTCACGGAGCAGGGCATGCGGGAcgctgtggcgctgctcgagTTCCTTGGCTCGCTGAAGCGCCACCTCGAGCACGTAGACCGTGAGCAGTACGTGCATAATCAAAAACAAGAACACCACTCTAGAGCAGTCGGTGACAGCGAGAGCTGCAGCTCGGCAACTGCCGCTTTTTCTCCGAACATGGTGGGTACGCTGGAGATGTGGACAagtcagctgcagcgcgccatcCAGACTACCGAACTCAGTGAGCGCTTGCTGAACATCCGCAcgctgcgctggagcagcCTGAACGAGATCCACGCCGGCGTGTGTGAGGACATGACGTACGCTGAGGTGAAGGAGCGCTACCCACTTATCGACTACTTCCGCAGGCGCAACAAGTATAGCTTCCGGTACCCGGAGGGCGAGAGCTACCAGGACCTCGTCATTCGACTGGAGCCTGTCATCATGGAGCTAGAGAACGCCGACAAGGTCGTTGTCGTTGTGGCTCACCAGGCAGTTCTGCGCTGCCTGCTTGCCTACTTTGGCAGCACCTCGGCGGAGAGCAGCATCGGCGTCGAGGTGCCGCATCGCACGGTTTGGCGCTGCACGTATGACTCAAAGGGGATTGCCAGCCTGGACGAGTTGAAGCTGGACAACTATGAGGTGGGCCTCCACCTTCCGAAAGGAAAGGGCTCACAGGTGGAGTCGGCCACAAACCCCTCGAGCCCCTGA
- a CDS encoding DNAJ-domain transmembrane-like protein, translated as MSKLINSHRRHRFEADALSPTSSAVALSPLSLPVLVVSATAAEVLSILSLQTAPPSKQLAKLPVRVLTQLVQWRRPHDYCASVSASAAGDAGLYGGHSCMWTVRARRCGLEVRLRAGIRWAAAVTSFEAAAHSRLSTVPSMLLESVSSPYSSCVYAQSIIPSAAANSVDSSSTGAAAATLTGSLRIARRCYSSFTHSEDPNATTAAASATSQPEGAAAQVASDSAVGKTERSERRLGDHERGAADSSSNAHEKSTEEQKTKEDGEVAAVPPFPEIYSAFCTLQLVQDDGRVVREWTVAHVKQAYRTLAKQLHPDVTGGDDELMEQVNTSYDLIMSLSAEVADNYRMWLEMGGEAELQLQRAQEQQELLRSRWTLREVEQLMMVGWCGTLSGIAMYAVWRALYGTSSVPNSVGGTAAIRGTAVADRSKMYYGINAADVRSARTRLTLPQAGATVSTAAGVQYGVVSIGGSALWIPPHLSFQVLRRVRTAVSHYALAVALTLAAWMKTVMLQRVLQRMLGGGGGGAG; from the coding sequence ATGAGCAAACTCATCAACTCTCACAGGCGGCACCGATTTGAGGCAGATGCCTTGTCTCCTACCTCTTCTGCCGTCGCCCTATCGCCGTtgtcgctgccggtgctggtCGTCAGCGCCACAGCCGCGGAGGTGTTGAGCATCCTGTCGTTGCAGACAGCGCCGCCCTCGAAACAGCTGGCAAagctgccggtgcgcgtGCTCACACAGCTCGTGCAATGGCGCCGGCCACACGACTACTGTGCGTCCGTGTCGGCGTCTGCAGCGGGCGATGCTGGCTTGTATGGCGGTCACTCGTGTATGTGGACTGTCCGcgcccgccgctgcgggcTGGAAGTGCGTCTGCGCGCCGGCATCCGATGGGCGGCTGCAGTGACATCGtttgaagcagcagcacactcCCGGCTGTCGACAGTGCCGTCGATGCTGCTCGAGTCCGTTTCCTCTCCCTACTCTTCTTGTGTCTACGCACAATCGATCATCCCTAGCGCGGCGGCAAACTCTGTGGACTCGTCCAGCACcggggccgccgctgccaccctgACCGGCTCGCTGCGCATAGCGAGGCGCTGCTACTCCTCCTTTACTCATTCAGAGGACCCAAAcgctaccaccgccgccgcatcggctACATCGCAGCCCgagggtgccgctgcgcaggtgGCAAGTGACAGTGCTGTAGGCAAGACAGAGCGCAGTGAGCGGCGGCTGGGTGACCACGagcgcggtgccgccgacagcagcagcaacgcccaTGAGAAGTCTacagaggagcagaagaCGAAGGAGGATGGCGAGgtggctgcggtgccgcCTTTTCCCGAAATCTACTCAGCCTTCTGCACCCTTCAACTCGTCCAAGATGACGGCCGCGTTGTGCGCGAGTGGACGGTGGCGCATGTGAAGCAGGCATACCGTACGctggcgaagcagctgcaccccGACGTTACCGGCGGTGACGACGAGCTGATGGAGCAGGTGAACACATCATACGACCTGATCATGAGCTTGtccgcggaggtggcggatAATTACCGCATGTGGCTGGAGATGGGCGGtgaggcagagctgcagctgcagcgcgctcAGGAGCAACAAGAGCTGCTCCGCTCGCGCTGGACGCTTCGTGAAGTGGAGCAGCTCATGATGGTGGGGTGGTGCGGCACGCTCTCTGGTATCGCTATGTATGCCGTGTGGCGTGCTCTCTACGGCACGTCGTCGGTGCCCAACTCTGTGGGTGGTACAGCTGCCATCAGAGGCACTGCTGTCGCTGACCGCAGTAAGATGTATTACGGCATCAACGCAGCGGATGTGCGCTCCGCTAGGACTCGACTGACGCTCCCGCAGGCAGGCGCGACAGTGTCGACGGCTGCAGGCGTGCAATACGGTGTTGTAAGTatcggcggcagcgcgctgtGGATACCACCACATCTGTCCTTtcaggtgctgcggcgggtgCGGACAGCCGTGTCGCACTACGCCTTAGCAGTGGCACTCACGCTGGCGGCGTGGATGAAGACTGTCATGCTGCAGCGCGTTCTTCAGCGGatgctcggcggcggcggcggtggtgcaggctGA